One Pochonia chlamydosporia 170 chromosome 5, whole genome shotgun sequence DNA segment encodes these proteins:
- a CDS encoding fungal hydrophobin domain-containing protein, giving the protein MKVLAATIFSLAIAASSTRRGAPHTCPGGLTNSSPLCCSLNIAGILALDCISPPSNGCTGSMKPQCCTLGLAGQGLLCNDAIVDWVK; this is encoded by the exons ATGAAGGTCCTTGCAGCCACCATCTTCTCTCTCGCCATCGCCGCATCATCTACCAGGCGCGGCGCTCCGCACACCTGTCCTGGTGGCCTCACTAACAGCAGTCCCTTATGCTGCTCCCTGAACATCGCTGGCATTTTAGCTCTGGACTGCATTTCTC CCCCTAGCAACGGCTGCACCGGTTCAATGAAGCCTCAGTGCTGCACACTTGGTTTG GCTGGTCAAGGCCTTCTTTGCAACGATGCTATTGTCGACTGGGTAAAATGA
- a CDS encoding CRAL/TRIO domain-containing protein (similar to Metarhizium acridum CQMa 102 XP_007812383.1), producing the protein MSTTEEKPTTSEPRKTPIEAPTPESKPEPRPELTPDQQTKYTTLLEKAKSFTDIKCTTTNKDKDKQDKSGPITEHERAWLTRECILRYLRATNWTVKESEQRLLDTLAWRREYGIDDFTPEYISPEQETGKQIIVGFDKQGRPCQYLNPGRQNTDSSPRQIHHLFYMVERVTDMMPAGVEKLNLMINFKPSKQRQNTSVPVSTAREVLHILQSHYPERLGKALIINVPWIVWGFFKIIKPFMHPVTREKLKFNEDMTQFVPSSQLWSSDWNGDMDFDYDHSIYWPALNDMCRRRRDEKMARWKAAGSQIGESEDYLAGGTDVSVTGFKYLGPEADGHGSEVDVVQEKLAGTTLENGEQGVAA; encoded by the exons ATGTCAACCACAGAAGAAAAGCCCACCACCTCAGAACCGCGCAAAACGCCCATCGAAGCCCCCACACCAGAAAGCAAGCCGGAGCCCCGTCCGGAACTCACCCCAGACCAGCAAACCAAATACACCACACTCCTAGAGAAGGCCAAGTCCTTCACCGACATAAaatgcaccaccaccaacaaggacaaagacaagCAAGACAAGTCCGGCCCCATCACCGAACACGAGCGAGCTTGGCTCACCCGTGAATGCATCCTCCGCTACCTCCGCGCCACCAACTGGACCGTCAAGGAATCCGAGCAGCGCCTCCTCGACACCCTCGCCTGGAGAAGGGAGTACGGCATCGACGACTTCACCCCCGAGTACATCTCGCCGGAGCAGGAGACAGGCAAGCAAATCATCGTCGGGTTCGACAAGCAGGGCCGGCCGTGCCAGTACCTGAACCCGGGGCGGCAAAACACCGACTCCAGCCCCCGACAGATTCACCACCTGTTCTACATGGTGGAGCGTGTGACGGACATGATGCCCGCGGGCGTGGAAAAGCTCAACCTGATGATTAACTTTAAGCCCAGCAAGCAGAGGCAGAATACCAGTGTGCCGGTATCAACGGCGAGAGAGGTGCTGCACATTCTGCAGAGTCACTACCCGGAGCGGTTGGGCAAAgcactcatcatcaatg TCCCCTGGATCGTGTGGGGTTTCTTTAAGATCATCAAACCCTTCATGCACCCCGTCACCAGGGAAAAACTCAAGTTCAACGAAGACATGACGCAGTTTGTGCCGTCGTCCCAGCTCTGGAGCTCAGACTGGAACGGCGATATGGACTTTGACTATGACCACTCCATCTACTGGCCTGCGTTGAACGACATGTGCCGGAGGAGGCGGGACGAGAAGATGGCTCGGTGGAAGGCCGCGGGGAGTCAGATTGGCGAGTCGGAGGATTATCTTGCGGGTGGGACGGACGTCAGCGTCACTGGGTTCAAGTATCTTGGGCCGGAGGCTGATGGGCATGGAAGCGAGGTGGATGTTGTGCAGGAGAAGTTGGCTGGTACAACCTTGGAGAATGGGGAGCAAGGAGTCGCTGCTTAA
- a CDS encoding mitochondrial chaperone BCS1 (similar to Verticillium dahliae VdLs.17 XP_009648460.1) yields the protein MNFQLPSIFQHAVFNTSAMNGSGPTGSGGQTGPFPAGVMDSFLATAGRGSPLLQVVLVIYRILGSQLGVDPSILLTLLGFFWGLSKLVSQVYAHVATFVDRHFMCAMYVSEYDHIYSHLMKWLSQHQSIRNSQFLMAQTVWKSAWEEEEELESALFFTDGGDTDSGRQYLNFSNQAARSSPRFVPAMGATYFWHNGTFFRVHRRKESVMATSGWGATKDTEEIRISCFGRSIEPVKRLLSDAKHLYYNDTRQKTTIYRPKQKELRRDHSMWQQVARRPVRPMQTVVLDSEEKHGILADVNEYLHPATPKWYASRGIPLRRGYLFHGPPGTGKTSFSFALAGVFGIDIYVISLQDINVTEEDLAALFTRLPRRCIVLLEDIDTAGLRRDGRSDEDGEKKDDATKEGVKADEKTKAEDGEKTKKTEEAQVNGVSNVKKEESEPKTNGTKDKSSKKKKSKKKDESSDESDQDSEDSDDSSEDERRARRRRKARKNAANKSKNPAGKKVLAPENISLSGLLNAIDGVASHEGRVLIMTTNKPESLDEALIRPGRVDVQVGFKNASSQQAGELFYRMYEAVAPPKPLKNAPQLNKAAKDKKLEKMAEILTPQGQKLDITPEELRKISEEFGEQIPEGMFSPAEIQGFLLKRKKDPRKALEDANSWVEGLLKQKQTHSKVVTVQ from the exons ATGAATTTCCAacttccatccatcttccAGCATGCCGTCTTCAACACATCTGCCATGAACGGCTCCGGCCCCACTGGATCCGGAGGACAGACGGGGCCTTTTCCGGCCGGTGTCATGGACAGCTTTCTCGCCACGGCTGGTCGAGGCTCGCCGCTGCTGCAGGTCGTTCTCGTCATTTATCGAATTCTCGGCTCGCAGCTGGGTGTGGATCCTTCTATTCTCCTGACCTTGCTCGGCTTCTTCTGGGGTCTGTCCAAGCTTGTTTCTCAGGTCTATGCCCATGTGGCCACCTTTGTCGACCGTCATTTTATGTGTGCCATGTATGTTTCTGAGTATGACCATATTTACAGTCACCTCATGAAGTGGCTGTCCCAGCATCAAAGCATTCGTAATAGCCAATTCCTCATGGCCCAGACGGTATGGAAGAGCGCatgggaggaagaagaggagttGGAAAGCGCTCTCTTCTTTACCGATGGGGGTGATACAGACTCGGGTCGTCAATATCTCAATTTCTCAAACCAAGCAGCGAGATCG AGTCCACGATTCGTTCCGGCAATGGGCGCGACCTATTTTTGGCACAACGGAACTTTTTTCCGTGTACATCGAAGGAAGGAATCCGTCATGGCAACTTCCGGCTGGGGGGCGACGAAAGATACTGAAGAAATAAGAATTTCATGTTTCGGACGATCGATTG AACCTGTCAAAAGGCTATTATCGGACGCAAAACATCTGTACTACAATGATACGCGCCAAAAAACAACCATATACCGTCCCAAACAGAAGGAGCTTCGTCGCGACCACAGCATGTGGCAACAAGTGGCAAGACGTCCTGTAAGACCCATGCAGACGGTTGTACTGGATAGTGAGGAGAAGCATGGCATCTTAGCCGATGTGAATGAATATCTTCACCCTGCCACTCCCAAATGGTATGCCTCTCGTGGTATTCCATTACGCCGAGGGTACCTTTTCCATGGACCGCCAGGGACGGGAAAGACCAGTTTTTCTTTCGCATTGGCCGGAGTTTTCGGAATCGACATATACGTTATTAGCTTGCAAGACATTAATGTAACAGAGGAAGACCTTGCAGCATTGTTCACTAGACTTCCCCGAAGATGCATTGTTCTGCTAGAGGATATTGATACCGCAGGCTTGAGACGCGACGGGAGATcagatgaagacggcgagaagaaggacgatgCAACCAAGGAAGGGGTAAAGGCGGACGAGAAGACGAAAGCGGAGGACGGAGAGAAGACTAAGAAGACAGAAGAAGCACAGGTCAACGGCGTAAGTAATGTTAAGAAGGAAGAGAGTGAGCCCAAAACCAACGGGACAAAGgacaagagcagcaagaagaagaaaagtaAGAAAAAGGACGAATCCTCAGACGAGAGTGACCAGGATAGCGAAGATAGCGACGACAGCAGTGAAGATGAGCGACGGGCCAGGCGAAGACGAAAAGCGCGAAAGAATGCCGCCAACAAGTCCAAGAATCCGGCAGGGAAGAAAGTCCTTGCCCCGGAAAACATCTCTCTTTCCGGCCTTTTAAATGCCATCGACGGTGTAGCTTCGCACGAGGGACGCGTTCTCATCatgacaaccaacaaaccCGAGTCGCTTGACGAGGCTCTCATTCGTCCTGGGCGAGTAGATGTTCAGGTAGGATTCAAGAATGCCTCGAGTCAGCAAGCCGGTGAATTATTCTACCGCATGTACGAAGCGGTTGCGCCTCcgaagccgttgaagaaCGCACCGCAATTGAACAAGGCcgccaaagacaagaaatTGGAAAAGATGGCTGAGATTTTGACCCCCCAGGGACAGAAGCTCGATATAACGCCGGAGGAATTGAGAAAGATTTCAGAGGAGTTTGGTGAACAAATACCGGAGGGCATGTTCTCGCCTGCGGAAATTCAAGGATTTCTACTCAAGCGGAAGAAGGATCCACGGAAGGCGTTGGAGGATGCAAACAGTTGGGTTGAGGGGTTGCTCAAGCAAAAGCAGACGCATTCCAAGGTTGTGACGGTGCAGTAG
- a CDS encoding F-box-like domain-containing protein, translated as MVPTKPIIEVLPSELLGSILHHVYASHDQEAGSSLSCLLVCRQWRDLGLPILYRDLVLGSAQLPHFLAVFNQQAISAFTQSLTIRVSWPQTATSDELAPGKLPDAWLRRLVQDVMDHMGPRLRSCCLSTSCPVSRATILAFLRALPASCINLELDTENYDTDDLDNPFGHRDTDDVPDNAVHLCHELRGILPRLVQARIRLRTMCAAIVGTYNEYHDFQAVSLPSMDSLMISCVDGWGVGKRCHQQPRGVQSLEPTSWHSVIHGLQQVAKTIERPDVQLVVMGCVGGSEQDRRHHKTLLRCHVSQDITTRAFSVLNLPRIESLDNESPSIYYARTQDGGIVTGGYSLLQESIEGRLWRTLTTGTRLPADAAKVSRIPLRKEMVWPETEWREKYPRKSCLLWVNERKTGMRLVECEERHDFDLRGLVEETPGGWHRPVEHELALLVKDEQELGS; from the coding sequence ATGGTCCCCACGAAGCCGATAATTGAGGTGCTTCCATCAGAGCTGCTAGGCAGCATCCTGCACCACGTCTACGCATCTCatgatcaagaagctggaagTTCCCTGAGCTGCCTGCTCGTTTGTCGTCAATGGCGAGACTTGGGATTGCCAATCTTATACCGCGACCTAGTGCTGGGAAGTGCTCAACTGCCTCACTTTCTGGCTGTCTTCAACCAGCAGGCCATCTCCGCGTTCACGCAGTCTCTGACGATCCGTGTTTCATGGCCTCAAACTGCAACCAGCGACGAACTAGCGCCCGGTAAACTGCCCGATGCGTGGCTGCGTCGCCTGGTACAGGATGTCATGGACCATATGGGTCCTCGGCTGCGCAGTTGTTGCCTCTCGACCTCCTGTCCGGTTTCAAGGGCCACAATTTTGGCCTTCCTCAGAGCGCTTCCTGCTAGCTGTATCAATTTGGAGCTTGATACTGAAAACTACGACACGGACGACTTGGACAACCCGTTTGGTCACCGAGATACCGACGATGTTCCTGACAATGCGGTGCATTTGTGCCACGAGCTGCGTGGAATACTTCCACGGCTGGTTCAAGCCCGCATTAGGTTGCGGACCATGTGTGCAGCTATTGTAGGCACGTATAATGAATATCACGATTTCCAAGCCGTGTCACTTCCGTCGATGGATTCTCTCATGATCAGTTGTGTCGACGGCTGGGGAGTTGGTAAACGCTGTCATCAACAACCCCGAGGCGTACAGTCGTTGGAGCCAACGTCTTGGCATTCCGTTATCCACGGACTTCAGCAGGTCGCAAAGACAATAGAACGTCCAGATGTCCAATTAGTCGTCATGGGATGCGTAGGTGGTAGTGAACAGGACCGGCGCCACCATAAAACATTGCTGCGTTGCCATGTTAGCCAGGATATCACTACTCGGGCATTTTCCGTCTTGAATTTGCCGCGGATCGAGTCCCTAGACAACGAAAGCCCGAGTATTTACTACGCCCGAACACAGGATGGTGGCATTGTCACGGGGGGATACTCATTATTGCAGGAAAGCATCGAGGGTCGGCTGTGGAGAACACTGACAACGGGTACAAGGCTGCCTGCTGATGCGGCTAAGGTATCTCGGATACCGCTGCGGAAAGAAATGGTTTGGCCAGAAACAGAGTGGAGGGAAAAGTACCCGAGAAAGTCGTGTCTTTTGTGGGTGAACGAGAGAAAGACGGGCATGAGGTTAGTAGAGTGCGAGGAAAGGCATGACTTTGATTTGAGAggtttggtggaggagacgcCTGGTGGATGGCATAGACCAGTAGAGCACGAACTTGCCCTTCTAGTAAAGGATGAGCAAGAACTTGGAAGTTAA
- a CDS encoding SPP30 protein (similar to Metarhizium acridum CQMa 102 XP_007812385.1), translating to MSNLQPTASGPQEPGLRVPSNGKTIYHRPLNRTKTAELSQASFAYLFSEMVTYAQRRVKGIQELEQRLNTQGHSIGLKLLDLLLYREPPRSQLRPLSIIALLHFIKQNVWQHLFGRQADRLEKSNNPDTPDEYMIIDNEPLVNQYISVPREMSQLNCAAFVAGVVEGVCDGADFPARVTAHTVGEGDMWPGKTVFLVKFRGEVVEREGFLGKS from the exons ATGTCAAATCTGCAACCCACGGCCTCGGGGCCTCAAGAACCGGGCCTCCGCGTCCCCAGCAACGGCAAAACCATCTATCACCGGCCCCTAAACCGCACCAAGACCGCCGAACTAAGCCAAGCCAGCTTCGCCTACCTCTTCAGCGAAATGGTCACCTACGCACAAAGAAGAGTAAAAGGCATTCAAGAACTGGAACAACG CCTCAACACGCAAGGACACTCCATCGGCCTCAAACTCCTCGACCTCCTACTATACCGCGAGCCACCACGCTCCCAGCTCCGCCCGCTAAGCATAATCGCCCTCCTGCACTTCATCAAGCAGAACGTCTGGCAGCACCTCTTTGGCCGACAGGCGGACCGGCTGGAAAAGTCTAATAACCCCGACACGCCAGACGAGTACATGATTATCGACAACGAGCCGCTGGTGAACCAGTACATCAGCGTGCCGCGGGAGATGAGCCAGTTGAACTGTGCGGCGTTTGTGGCCGGCGTGGTGGAGGGGGTTTGTGATGGCGCGGATTTCCCGGCGAGGGTGACGGCGCATACGGTTGGGGAGGGGGACATGTGGCCTGGCAAGACGGTGTTTTTGGTCAAGTTTCGgggggaggttgttgagcGGGAGGGTTTCTTGGGGAAGAGCTAG
- a CDS encoding Apc13 domain-containing protein (similar to Metarhizium robertsii ARSEF 23 XP_007822366.2): protein MPNQQPKPQTKPRKPLEHLSNMNKDSSFTYVHMTTPSNTDLFEDFCKDKLPSDEIFVPLQHQPLNPEDEDDVVPDQHAAFGITRATREVKGAAWKDLGLGELMRRGPPKGSSGRGLKGLPR, encoded by the exons atGCCCAACCAGcaacccaaaccacaaacaaaacCTCGCAAACCTCTAGAACATCTATCCAACATG AACAAAGACTCGTCCTTCACGTACGTCCACATGACGACGCCTTCCAACACAGACCTCTTTGAGGACTTTTGCAAGGACAAGCTGCCGTCTGATGAAATCTTTGTCCCgctgcagcatcagccgCTGAATCcggaggatgaggatgacgtTGTTCCGGATCAGCATGCTGCGTTTGGAATCACCCGCGCGACGAGGGAGGTGAAGGGGGCGGCGTGGAAGGATTTGGGGCTGGGggagttgatgaggaggggGCCGCCGAAGGGGAGTTCTGGGAGGGGGTTGAAGGGATTGCCTAGGTAG
- a CDS encoding zinc-ring finger domain-containing protein — MALKQSVNRRVRKRRDPLAGDGIIQPTHLPFRLKAQGTAPQYQRVNRPTKCVKIPEAKRRTTKHQGQGQEAESQTTQNHANVPKPQDQPRETTRQATPKPRLILPKSIQLHHNEDPKTQTLCLDCQAPLQPPNHLLRVFPCRHIICDACFTKGFDKDKESKTPIHCSFCGACVYRPSPPIEGLVCDHQIPYVTLSSSIPGDFFLREGQTTLGLQCQRCFVLSKMRQYTAEIREKTGQNVFACCGRGSDAIHGGSVSSLLVSELDVVVDELVGEAAFVTREFREAAKGMGLDMELQGVEVVFRRANLEIGTGMGLGEGEGVECMEDVKFESAEFVREHAEYWAV; from the coding sequence ATGGCCTTGAAGCAGTCAGTTAACCGCCGCGTTCGTAAGCGCAGGGACCCTCTAGCTGGTGACGGAATCATACAACCTACACATTTACCCTTCAGGCTGAAGGCTCAAGGAACGGCGCCGCAATACCAAAGAGTAAATCGCCCGACAAAGTGCGTCAAAATCCCAGAAGCAAAGCGCCGTACTACGAAacaccaaggtcaaggccaGGAAGCCGAATCGCAAACCACACAGAATCACGCAAACGTACCGAAACCGCAGGATCAGCCGCGCGAAACAACCAGGCAGGCAACCCCAAAACCAAGACTAATCCTACCAAAGTCCATACAGCTCCATCACAACGAGGACCCCAAGACGCAAACCCTCTGCCTCGACTGCCAGGCTCCCCTTCAACCGCCAAACCACCTCCTCCGCGTCTTCCCCTGCCGCCACATCATCTGCGACGCATGCTTCACCAAAGGCTtcgacaaagacaaagaaagcaAGACGCCCATCCACTGCTCCTTCTGCGGCGCCTGCGTTTACCGACCGAGTCCGCCCATCGAGGGCCTGGTGTGCGACCACCAGATCCCGTATGTGACGCTGTCGTCGAGCATACCGGGGGATTTCTTCCTGCGCGAGGGGCAGACGACGCTGGGCTTGCAGTGCCAGCGGTGCTTTGTGCTCTCCAAGATGAGGCAGTACACTGCGGAGATTAGGGAGAAGACGGGGCAGAATGTGTTTGCGTGCTGTGGGAGGGGGTCAGATGCGATTCATGGGGGCAGTGTGTCGAGCTTGTTGGTCAGTGagttggatgttgtggtGGATGAGTTGGTGGGCGAGGCGGCGTTTGTGACGAGGGAGTTTCGGGAGGCGGCGAAGGGGATGGgtttggacatggagctgcagggtgttgaagttgtttttCGGAGGGCGAATTTGGAGATTGGTACGGGGATGGGActgggggagggggagggggttGAGTGCATGGAAGATGTGAAGTTTGAGAGCGCTGAGTTTGTGAGGGAGCACGCGGAGTATTGGGCTGTGTGA